A single window of Hymenobacter sp. APR13 DNA harbors:
- a CDS encoding DNA topoisomerase IB, whose protein sequence is MSTTTARPKTKKKHLLPLQEAHELYKDPARQAELAGLRYFTDAKPGLTRKATRTGNFSYHTVAGDKITDEKVLTRIQGFVIPPAWTEVWISPSANTHLQVTGRDAKGRKQYLYHPAWDQARSLTKFSRLRAFGEKLADLRAQMHKDLARPALDKPKVMALVLTLMDKSFIRVGNREYAEKNKTYGLTTLRDKHVQVSGADVRFAFVGKKGVAHDLTLHDRKLAKLVQKCKEIPGQHLFQYYTPDGHRQELESGDVNEYLQQVTGLKLSAKDFRTWGGTVKMVECLERVLDEEPDFPKPKTLKRALKDVAHDLGNTPTVCSKYYIHPQVMELFNSDKLIDYLRRHDANPAKNDLLTPTEHMVLEMLAELEGK, encoded by the coding sequence ATGTCTACTACCACTGCCCGCCCCAAAACCAAAAAGAAGCACCTGCTACCCTTGCAGGAAGCCCACGAGCTCTACAAAGACCCCGCCCGGCAGGCCGAGCTGGCCGGCCTGCGCTACTTCACCGATGCCAAGCCGGGCCTGACCCGCAAAGCCACCCGCACCGGCAACTTCAGCTACCACACCGTGGCCGGCGACAAAATCACCGACGAAAAAGTGCTGACCCGCATCCAGGGCTTCGTGATTCCACCGGCCTGGACGGAAGTCTGGATTTCGCCCTCGGCCAATACCCACTTGCAGGTGACGGGCCGCGACGCCAAGGGCCGCAAGCAGTACCTCTACCACCCCGCCTGGGACCAAGCCCGCAGCCTCACCAAGTTCAGCCGCCTGCGGGCCTTCGGCGAGAAGCTGGCCGACCTGCGCGCCCAGATGCACAAAGACCTGGCCCGCCCAGCGCTAGACAAACCGAAGGTGATGGCCTTGGTGCTCACGCTAATGGACAAGTCGTTTATCCGAGTTGGCAACCGTGAGTACGCCGAGAAAAACAAAACCTACGGCCTCACTACCCTCCGCGACAAGCACGTGCAGGTAAGCGGCGCCGACGTGCGTTTTGCCTTCGTGGGAAAGAAAGGCGTGGCCCATGACCTCACGCTGCACGACCGGAAGCTGGCCAAACTGGTGCAGAAGTGCAAGGAAATTCCGGGCCAGCACTTGTTCCAGTATTACACCCCCGACGGCCATCGACAGGAACTGGAGTCCGGCGACGTGAACGAGTACCTGCAGCAGGTAACGGGCCTCAAGCTTTCGGCCAAGGACTTTCGCACCTGGGGCGGCACAGTGAAGATGGTGGAGTGCCTGGAGCGGGTGCTGGATGAGGAGCCCGATTTTCCGAAGCCCAAGACCTTAAAGCGCGCCCTCAAGGACGTGGCTCACGACCTAGGCAATACGCCCACGGTGTGCTCGAAATACTACATCCACCCGCAGGTGATGGAGCTGTTCAACTCCGACAAACTCATCGACTACCTGCGCCGCCACGATGCCAACCCCGCCAAAAACGACCTGCTGACCCCCACCGAACACATGGTGCTGGAAATGTTGGCCGAGCTGGAAGGGAAATAA
- a CDS encoding M48 family metalloprotease, which produces MAATLGGTAACSSDGGDGVVLFSVEDDKALGQQVADQTDSTYRAKDQLLERSRNPRAYQLLDGVVNKVLNSGEVRYRNEFPWDVKIIKDDAVQNAFATPGGHIYVFSGLIKFLDNESELAGILGHEIAHADRRHTSKQLQQQYGISLLLSLLAGDNPNQLVQIATGLGQLKFSRDDENEADQYSVIYLNKTEYACDGAAGFFIKAESRNQNGNPPAFLSTHPAPATRIQDIQTKADQLNCRSRSVSNSNFEELKRII; this is translated from the coding sequence TTGGCTGCCACCCTCGGCGGCACGGCCGCCTGCTCTTCCGATGGCGGCGACGGCGTGGTGCTGTTTTCGGTGGAAGACGACAAAGCCCTGGGCCAACAGGTGGCCGACCAGACCGACTCCACCTACCGCGCCAAAGACCAGCTGCTGGAGCGCAGCCGCAATCCGCGCGCCTACCAGCTGCTCGATGGCGTGGTGAACAAGGTGCTGAACTCGGGTGAGGTGCGCTACCGCAACGAGTTTCCTTGGGACGTGAAAATCATCAAGGACGACGCCGTGCAAAACGCCTTTGCCACGCCCGGCGGCCACATCTACGTGTTTTCGGGCCTGATCAAGTTTCTGGATAATGAAAGCGAGCTGGCTGGCATCCTGGGCCACGAAATTGCCCACGCTGACCGCCGCCATACTTCCAAGCAGCTGCAGCAGCAATACGGCATCAGCTTGCTCTTGAGCTTGCTAGCCGGCGACAACCCCAATCAGCTAGTGCAGATTGCCACCGGCCTCGGCCAGCTCAAGTTCAGCCGCGACGATGAAAACGAGGCTGACCAGTACTCGGTCATCTACCTCAACAAAACCGAATACGCCTGCGACGGCGCGGCGGGCTTCTTCATCAAGGCCGAAAGCCGGAACCAGAACGGCAACCCGCCGGCCTTCCTGAGCACCCACCCCGCTCCGGCCACCCGCATTCAGGACATCCAAACCAAAGCCGACCAGCTGAACTGCCGCAGCCGCTCGGTGTCGAACAGCAACTTCGAGGAATTGAAGCGCATCATCTAA
- a CDS encoding App1 family protein produces MSLLNHLGNLAERADSLLTRTRARLGLLHPLQLLPYRSYGTPTRLYVKGRLLTDKGITEPDASDSRLHNLLNMYRRFDSNEISGAQLLVQPADGSQHPIVTDEEGYFTLNLEPQSLPEPVDYLWYPVEVLLQQVPHPYTATDLRAMAPVLIPPADAEFGIISDLDDTVIQTSATNLLRMARTVLVRNARSRLPFKGVAEFYRQLQLGRNGKRNNPFFYVSSSPWNLYDLLEDFLQLNYIPPGPLLLRDAALAAKKSGEASSHHGHKLKEIDNLLLTYPTLPFILIGDSGQEDANIYREVVRRHPGRVLAIYIRDVNLPERATLVQRVTEELRDDKVEMLLVQDTVQAAEHAAKAGFIFHEAIPAVEQEKQKDEAADTEDDLDGEGDGKPVMQ; encoded by the coding sequence ATGTCTCTGCTCAACCACCTTGGCAATCTGGCCGAACGCGCCGATTCTCTGCTGACCCGTACCCGCGCCCGGCTGGGTTTGCTACACCCGCTGCAACTGCTGCCCTACCGCAGCTACGGCACTCCCACGCGCCTCTACGTGAAAGGCCGTCTGCTCACCGACAAAGGCATTACCGAGCCCGACGCCTCCGACTCACGCCTGCACAACCTGCTGAACATGTACCGCCGCTTCGACAGCAACGAAATCAGCGGCGCGCAGCTACTCGTGCAGCCCGCCGACGGCTCCCAGCACCCGATTGTGACCGACGAGGAAGGCTATTTCACCCTGAATCTAGAGCCCCAAAGCTTGCCCGAGCCGGTGGACTACCTCTGGTACCCGGTGGAAGTGCTGCTGCAGCAGGTGCCCCACCCCTACACCGCCACCGACCTGCGGGCCATGGCCCCGGTCCTAATTCCGCCCGCCGACGCCGAGTTCGGCATCATCTCCGACCTCGACGACACCGTTATCCAGACTTCGGCCACCAACCTGCTGCGCATGGCCCGCACGGTGCTGGTGCGCAACGCCCGCTCGCGCCTGCCTTTCAAGGGTGTGGCCGAGTTTTACCGGCAGCTGCAGCTGGGCCGCAACGGCAAGCGCAACAACCCGTTTTTCTACGTCAGTAGCTCGCCCTGGAACCTCTACGATTTGCTGGAAGACTTCCTGCAGCTCAACTACATTCCGCCCGGCCCACTGCTGCTGCGCGACGCCGCGCTGGCCGCCAAAAAGTCGGGCGAGGCCTCCTCGCACCACGGCCATAAGCTCAAGGAAATCGACAACCTGCTGCTCACCTATCCCACGCTGCCGTTCATCCTCATTGGCGACTCGGGCCAGGAAGACGCCAACATCTACCGCGAGGTGGTGCGCCGCCACCCCGGCCGCGTGCTGGCCATCTACATCCGCGACGTGAACCTGCCCGAGCGCGCCACCCTCGTGCAGCGCGTGACCGAAGAGCTGCGCGACGATAAGGTGGAGATGCTGCTGGTGCAGGACACCGTGCAGGCCGCCGAACACGCCGCCAAAGCCGGCTTTATTTTCCACGAAGCCATTCCAGCTGTAGAGCAGGAAAAACAGAAAGACGAAGCCGCCGACACCGAAGACGACCTCGACGGCGAAGGAGATGGTAAGCCGGTGATGCAGTAA
- a CDS encoding YybH family protein: MKRFAILPLGVLLACSASRPTSPTGPPEAPAETRRAIEQLLTTQTAAWNRGDVAGFMQGYWQNDSLVFIGKSGLTYGWQRTLDNYRRSYPSPEAMGQLRFDGLRITPLTPETAQVVGRWHLTRPTAGDLQGHYLLVLRRLNGHWVIVADHSS; the protein is encoded by the coding sequence ATGAAACGATTTGCAATCCTGCCGCTGGGCGTTCTGCTGGCTTGTTCTGCTAGCCGCCCAACTTCCCCGACGGGCCCGCCGGAGGCGCCAGCCGAAACGCGCCGCGCCATCGAGCAGCTACTGACCACCCAAACCGCCGCCTGGAACCGCGGCGACGTGGCCGGGTTCATGCAGGGCTACTGGCAGAACGATTCGCTGGTGTTCATCGGCAAAAGTGGCCTCACCTACGGCTGGCAGCGCACCCTCGACAACTACCGCCGCAGCTACCCCAGCCCCGAGGCCATGGGCCAGCTCCGCTTCGACGGCCTGCGCATCACACCCCTGACCCCGGAAACGGCGCAGGTAGTCGGCCGCTGGCACCTCACGCGCCCCACCGCCGGCGACCTGCAGGGCCACTACCTGCTGGTGCTGCGCCGCCTGAATGGCCATTGGGTAATCGTGGCTGACCATTCGAGTTAG
- the mtgA gene encoding monofunctional biosynthetic peptidoglycan transglycosylase, which yields MTTDYTKVWRQARQVALQVVVALFLASIAWVLLYRWVSPPATWLMLDRRAHAPVGLGYYGIQEDDRTISYHFKSLDEVSAEVPLALIAAEDQRFLLHHGFDGNALWKAAKYNFGGGKQLRGGSTITQQVAKNVFLWHGRSYIRKAAEAYFTVLIELLWDKRRIMEMYLSVAEMGDCTFGVEAASQRYFRKPASRLNRQEAALLAGVLPNPLRFRAGNPGPQARAKQRRVVRNMRRLGGTAYVRELLD from the coding sequence GTGACAACGGACTATACCAAGGTGTGGCGGCAGGCCCGGCAGGTGGCCCTGCAGGTAGTAGTGGCCTTATTTCTGGCCTCGATTGCCTGGGTGCTGCTCTACCGCTGGGTATCGCCGCCGGCCACATGGCTGATGCTGGACCGCCGCGCCCACGCGCCCGTTGGCCTGGGCTACTACGGCATTCAGGAAGACGACCGTACAATCAGCTACCATTTCAAAAGCCTCGACGAAGTGTCGGCGGAAGTGCCGCTGGCCCTGATTGCGGCCGAAGACCAGCGCTTCCTGCTGCATCACGGCTTCGACGGCAACGCGCTCTGGAAGGCGGCCAAGTACAACTTTGGGGGCGGCAAGCAGCTGCGCGGCGGCAGCACCATCACGCAGCAGGTAGCCAAAAACGTGTTTCTGTGGCACGGCCGCAGCTACATCCGCAAGGCGGCCGAAGCCTACTTTACGGTGCTCATCGAGCTGCTCTGGGACAAGCGCCGCATCATGGAAATGTACCTGAGCGTGGCCGAAATGGGCGACTGCACCTTTGGGGTGGAGGCCGCTTCGCAGCGCTACTTCCGCAAGCCCGCCAGCCGCCTCAACCGCCAAGAAGCCGCGCTGCTGGCTGGGGTGCTGCCCAACCCATTGCGGTTCCGGGCCGGCAACCCAGGGCCCCAGGCCCGCGCCAAGCAGCGCCGCGTGGTGCGCAACATGCGCCGCCTAGGCGGCACGGCCTACGTGCGCGAGCTGCTGGACTAA
- a CDS encoding LON peptidase substrate-binding domain-containing protein, which produces MSRLLALFPLNLVVFPGEKLNLHIFEPRYRQLVRDCLSEGITFGIPPYRNEAVSMLGTEMQLIGVEKSYDSGELDIRTRAIGVFRIEEFYRQAPGKLYAGGLIEEVADDNTADVLLQARITAHVERLYDVLGLRKLMQELPADYRVYDVAHHLGLSTEQEFQLLEAETETERQELVLEHLEHILPVLLETERLKERVRLNGHFKNLTPPNF; this is translated from the coding sequence ATGTCGCGTCTGCTAGCCCTGTTTCCGCTTAATTTGGTGGTTTTTCCCGGCGAAAAACTCAACCTCCACATCTTCGAGCCGCGCTACCGCCAGCTGGTGCGCGACTGCCTGAGCGAAGGCATCACCTTCGGCATTCCGCCCTACCGCAACGAGGCCGTGAGTATGCTGGGCACCGAGATGCAGCTCATCGGGGTCGAGAAAAGCTACGACAGCGGCGAGCTGGACATCCGCACCCGCGCCATCGGCGTGTTCCGCATCGAGGAGTTCTACCGGCAGGCGCCGGGCAAGCTTTACGCCGGCGGCCTCATCGAGGAAGTAGCCGACGACAACACGGCCGACGTGCTGCTGCAGGCCCGCATCACGGCGCACGTAGAGCGGCTCTACGATGTGCTGGGGCTGCGCAAGCTGATGCAGGAGCTGCCGGCCGACTACCGCGTGTATGACGTGGCGCATCATCTGGGGCTGAGCACCGAGCAGGAATTTCAGCTGCTGGAGGCTGAAACCGAAACCGAGCGCCAGGAGCTGGTACTGGAGCACCTGGAGCACATTCTGCCCGTGCTGCTCGAAACCGAGCGACTCAAGGAGCGGGTGCGCCTCAACGGCCACTTCAAAAACCTGACGCCGCCGAATTTCTGA
- a CDS encoding metallophosphoesterase, with protein sequence MTSPSTLFFYVAAALAAALTAWLLARYRQERHYRRRPYVAPAHNDWLLHQPDPLTPLQHRVALLGDPGAVATDGTDNLLRLLQHWQHETGPAGTVIILGDNVYPTGLPAPEHPGRAAAEQRLNALLDVLRPFPGNVVFLSGNHDWNKGRPDGYEYLLRQEAYIREQLPTAHYLPAGGTPGPVALQLADGLLLLVLNTQWWVQQGPRPASDTKEPFQQLQRLLTENQHQRIVVAGHHPLYSNALHGGKFTAKQHVFPLTTVHKRAYVPLPFIGSLLPLYRKLVGAAEDMAHPRYRKMRRRLLRVLHQHPHLVYAAGHDHNLQYFEQHGSHYLVSGAGSKTAFVQKGGQATFVHEHKGFFSLDYYANGETWLRTLEPDATGAPLPEVFRQRLYPGPVVAAPLVRTVGLPVTAELPL encoded by the coding sequence GTGACTTCTCCTTCGACCTTGTTTTTTTATGTAGCGGCGGCGCTGGCGGCGGCGCTCACGGCCTGGCTGCTGGCGCGCTACCGCCAGGAGCGGCACTACCGGCGCCGGCCCTACGTGGCCCCCGCCCACAACGACTGGCTGCTCCACCAGCCCGACCCGCTGACGCCGCTGCAGCACCGCGTGGCCCTGCTCGGCGACCCGGGTGCCGTCGCCACCGATGGCACCGACAACCTGCTGCGGCTGCTGCAGCACTGGCAGCACGAAACCGGCCCGGCCGGCACCGTCATCATCCTCGGCGACAACGTGTACCCCACCGGCCTGCCCGCCCCAGAGCATCCCGGCCGCGCCGCCGCCGAGCAGCGCCTCAACGCCCTGCTGGACGTGCTGCGGCCCTTCCCCGGAAACGTGGTGTTTCTGAGCGGCAACCACGACTGGAACAAAGGACGCCCCGACGGCTACGAGTACCTGCTGCGCCAGGAAGCCTACATCCGCGAGCAGCTCCCGACGGCGCACTACCTGCCGGCGGGTGGCACGCCCGGCCCGGTGGCGCTGCAACTGGCCGATGGGCTGCTGCTGCTGGTGCTCAACACGCAGTGGTGGGTGCAGCAGGGCCCGCGCCCGGCCTCCGATACCAAAGAGCCTTTCCAGCAGCTGCAGCGGCTGCTCACCGAAAATCAGCACCAGCGCATTGTGGTGGCGGGCCATCATCCGCTGTACTCCAATGCCCTGCACGGCGGCAAGTTCACGGCCAAGCAGCACGTATTTCCGCTTACCACCGTGCACAAGCGGGCTTACGTGCCGCTGCCGTTTATCGGGTCTTTGCTGCCGCTGTACCGCAAGCTGGTGGGGGCCGCCGAGGACATGGCCCACCCCCGCTACCGCAAAATGCGCCGCCGCCTGCTGCGCGTGCTGCACCAGCACCCCCACCTGGTATACGCCGCCGGCCACGACCACAACCTGCAGTACTTCGAGCAGCACGGCAGCCACTACCTGGTGAGCGGCGCGGGCAGCAAAACGGCGTTTGTGCAGAAGGGCGGCCAGGCCACCTTTGTGCACGAGCACAAAGGATTCTTCAGCCTCGACTACTACGCCAACGGCGAAACGTGGCTGCGCACCCTGGAGCCCGACGCAACCGGGGCGCCGCTGCCCGAGGTGTTTCGGCAGCGCCTGTACCCGGGGCCCGTGGTAGCGGCGCCGCTCGTTCGGACGGTGGGGCTGCCGGTTACGGCGGAGCTGCCGCTATAG
- a CDS encoding diacylglycerol/lipid kinase family protein, whose product MALSTSPTLHTILFVLNPVSGDISKAELESAITAYCTERGRRARFYHTTGKNDLQHLQRHLQQHAYDAVFAAGGDGTVSLVAEALLGGLVPLGILPLGSGNGLSKDLGIPQDPQEALKLTWQHMVRPIDTLQINGRFAAHLADLGFNALIVERFDQGDTRGPGAYVRIATQEYLSYVPATYQVQTENEQWEGPAFMLTIANARTFGSNVIINPDSHLDDGEFEVCVIEPFPGTAAPGILYNLYTAGFDASEYTRRLRGRQVSIRVPGATQVLCQIDGEPCYLTTPIEVTIRPRSLRVLVPAAL is encoded by the coding sequence ATGGCTCTATCCACCTCGCCGACACTTCACACCATATTGTTTGTGCTGAATCCTGTGTCAGGTGATATCAGCAAGGCCGAGCTGGAAAGCGCCATTACGGCCTACTGCACGGAGCGCGGCCGCCGGGCCCGGTTCTACCACACCACCGGCAAAAATGACCTGCAACACCTGCAGCGGCATCTGCAGCAGCATGCCTACGACGCCGTGTTTGCGGCCGGCGGCGACGGCACCGTGAGCCTGGTGGCCGAGGCCCTGCTCGGTGGGCTGGTGCCGCTCGGGATTCTGCCGCTGGGTTCTGGCAATGGCTTATCGAAAGACCTGGGCATTCCGCAGGATCCGCAGGAGGCCCTAAAGCTGACATGGCAGCACATGGTGCGGCCCATCGACACGCTGCAGATCAACGGCCGGTTCGCGGCGCATCTGGCCGATCTGGGCTTCAACGCCCTCATCGTGGAGCGTTTCGACCAGGGCGATACCCGCGGGCCGGGCGCGTACGTGCGCATTGCCACGCAGGAGTACCTGAGCTACGTGCCGGCTACCTACCAGGTGCAAACTGAGAACGAGCAGTGGGAGGGCCCGGCCTTTATGCTCACCATCGCCAACGCCCGCACCTTCGGCAGCAACGTCATCATCAACCCCGATAGCCACCTCGACGACGGCGAGTTTGAGGTTTGTGTGATTGAGCCCTTTCCCGGCACGGCCGCACCCGGCATCCTCTACAACCTCTACACGGCCGGGTTCGATGCCTCGGAGTACACGCGGCGGCTACGGGGACGGCAGGTGAGCATCAGGGTGCCCGGCGCTACGCAGGTGCTGTGCCAGATTGATGGCGAGCCGTGCTACCTCACTACACCGATTGAAGTGACAATCCGGCCGCGCAGCCTGCGGGTGCTGGTGCCGGCCGCGCTATAG
- a CDS encoding M48 family metallopeptidase encodes MRGNLRYIIALLMAGVTLLTYYCKRSVNEVTGEVQHVDMTAEQEIALGLQAAPEMAQQYGGLHPDRQASARVEQIGQDIVRSTKAGQSPYKFQFHLLADENTINAFALPGGQVFITAGLLKNLRSEGQVAGVLAHEVGHVVGRHSAEQIAKSQLTQGLSGAAAIGMYDPDRPATAAGSAAAAMVGKLLTLRFGREDELESDRLAVDYTAQAGYDPRSMIQVMQILEQAGGGGGQPEFLSTHPNPGNRIGELERAIATEFPQGIPAGLKP; translated from the coding sequence ATGAGAGGAAATCTCCGCTACATTATCGCCCTGCTGATGGCTGGCGTGACCCTGCTGACGTACTACTGCAAACGCTCTGTGAATGAGGTGACCGGCGAAGTGCAGCACGTGGACATGACAGCCGAGCAGGAAATTGCACTCGGCCTCCAGGCGGCCCCCGAAATGGCCCAGCAGTACGGTGGTCTGCACCCCGACCGCCAGGCCAGCGCCCGCGTCGAGCAGATCGGGCAGGATATCGTGCGCAGCACCAAAGCCGGCCAGAGCCCCTATAAATTTCAGTTTCATTTGCTGGCCGACGAAAATACCATCAACGCTTTTGCGCTGCCCGGCGGCCAAGTGTTTATCACGGCTGGTCTGCTGAAAAACCTGCGCAGCGAAGGCCAGGTGGCCGGCGTGCTGGCCCACGAGGTAGGCCACGTGGTAGGCCGTCATTCGGCCGAGCAGATTGCCAAGTCGCAGCTGACGCAGGGGCTGAGCGGGGCCGCCGCCATTGGCATGTACGACCCCGACCGGCCGGCTACGGCTGCCGGCTCTGCAGCTGCGGCCATGGTAGGAAAGCTGCTCACGCTGCGCTTCGGCCGCGAAGACGAGCTGGAATCGGACCGGCTGGCCGTGGACTACACGGCACAGGCCGGCTACGACCCCCGCTCCATGATTCAGGTGATGCAGATTCTGGAGCAGGCCGGCGGTGGCGGCGGGCAGCCCGAGTTTTTGAGCACGCACCCCAACCCCGGCAACCGCATCGGCGAGCTGGAGCGGGCCATTGCAACGGAGTTTCCGCAGGGCATCCCAGCGGGCCTGAAGCCATAA